A genome region from Nymphalis io chromosome Z, ilAglIoxx1.1, whole genome shotgun sequence includes the following:
- the LOC126780797 gene encoding peptidyl-prolyl cis-trans isomerase-like 1 — translation MLGYANAGIPDKSWQPPVAVLETTMGTITVEMYWKHSPLTCRNFMELVRRGYYNNTKFHRVIRDFMIQGGDHTGTGKGGQSIYGPHFDDELNSNLKHTGAGILSMANSGPNTNGSQFFITLAPTQWLDGKHTIFGRVQSGMAVVKRIGLVECDKNDCPVDDIKIERSYIPK, via the exons ATGCTAGGCTATGCAAACGCTGGAATCCCAGATAAATCCTGGCAACCACCAGTTGCTGTACTGGAAACAAC AATGGGTACCATCACAGTAGAAATGTACTGGAAACATTCACCTCTCACATGCCGAAACTTTATGGAACTAGTAAGAAGaggttattataataacactaaATTTCACAGAGTCATAAGAGATTTTATGATTCAAGGTGGTGATCATACAGGAACTGGTAAAGGTGGTCAATCAATATATGGACCTCACTTTGATGATGAACTTAATTCTAATTTAAAGCATACAGGTGCCGGTATACTGTCTATGGCTAATTCTGGTCCAAATACAAATGGGTctcaattttttataactttagcACCAACACAGTGGCTTGATGGTAAACATACTATATTTGGAAGAGTTCAAAGTGGGATGGCAGTTGTGAAAAGAATAGGTTTAGTAGAGTGTGATAAAAATGATTGTCCTGTTgatgatattaaaattgaaagatcttatattccaaaataa
- the LOC126780771 gene encoding nuclear pore complex protein Nup153-like isoform X2, translating to MSASFTMNKEKRTKSSDDANISFVKNVTSKVTGFLPSTITKWFSSPNSPNTNGSAPVTESTDSSTEDEAPESPITTQPPAKRMRYNSPGTSNTYIPAETKSTSTNTDSIATYSEMQSPISRNVFRPETNFVSTQLNSPSQESIIETKKEPYFYNLESSSLNENNSVLKKRKSLFNINHEDNYVSNSTNMSLSEPQFKASYLSAPFYTRQAIYGRAINAYMNEPNIKQRKSTFVTNDSNNDNVTISHSARRVLDLLENYSSPLTEAKRISQFMKSSSNSTLDSSKASSSKGLSYKTQELHVPSLATILRIKQRSRLMDTTSAARQLIASHSSSTDFISYPAPTSPSNTLKETSDKLTTKIKSRLTRINREDKAVYENNEPINLPTAVLQIDKDNLPKFSLGISAPKQVPSSSIVTATDLPNSLSVVVPTETSNSDKKTNETNVDKGEKELKALKNNSYQFSIPVTVSTETVNTFSMPSKFTFGSPERSIEKTLDTKTDNTLSKVHRPIIKVKTDLLPKSDDWKCDDCWVSNKPDSATCVCCGGKKPTKNAAKINKCSVCQVVLDKDCTNKCVNCEKTSNNNENLKPICTDLSQWKCQDCWVKNDEGVKNCVCCGSKKPNSLDTVANSKHESVESDWKCEVCLIKNKSSVETCAACSEVKPISKNISTKIGTCQPETTGNVSLLKNIIKSQTEKWECVNCLVRNDTNVSKCVCCETEKPGTIKESEKKSFNFGLNPNMSFKFGIDPKLAEKKIVESTPLTLAAAAATESENNNNILSTTFTFGLPKKKPEDKIDNLKDTPDEIPKSTYTFGIPKQTQSAVESTAKNVFNNPVLEGKFRVDTPKSQTVVNEEQEVAKTEESKTPVSQPLQPIGIFAASAPSDTQTKTADIPVSSINSVNNLEKNEPLNPPLIPTLKSSEETVVPKSTFTFSSSGVKVASNLFSPKVTTSTTTLKETPVSSSSISFFQKSDPVSTSSLSFFQKSEPAPTSLSMFNKTETTITTTALQPEVSNPLIFSFGSNNVPNVLSQPEQPKFTFTFGSTNKPESPSIFKAPFGAAVDSSIGTNNFTLTNANSMSTGNALSGNTLGGLPGANNMTGNVLSGGNNGMSAANPSGLIGNNTMGTGNPLSGLIPPNTLSEANNLSQTNISSTMQSGGLFGAAIKKDDMWSSSNNTSNNMFVSNATNNNAQKPTFNFGSSSPFNSNNVNPAPTFGSPSQLSQNLFGISNQNSQPSMFSNQIQNSGPPNMFGASQPASNSVPTVGMFGTPNAGVTTNFGSPNPIPTFEASSMNPTPAFNFGAQQTTGIFGFGQQQQQQPQQQPHPGGVYNFGATPAGAGSTQVQFNMGSSPYISGRRVRKAIRRTTQR from the exons atgagCGCAAGTTTTACCATGAATAAAGAGAAGAGAACCAAGTCGTCTGATGATGCCAATATT TCCTTTGTCAAGAATGTGACATCAAAGGTGACAGGATTTTTGCCATCTACTATAACAAAATGGTTCAGTAGTCCTAACTCTCCCAATACTAATGGATCAGCACCCGTAACGGAATCGACAGATTCTTCAACCGAAGATGAGGCTCCAGAAAGCCCAATTACAACTCAGCCACCTGCTAAAAGAATGCGATACAATTCCCCAGGAACTTCGAACACATATATTCCAGCAGAA ACAAAAAGTACAAGTACTAACACCGATTCTATTGCAACATATAGTGAAATGCAGTCTCCTATAAGCAGAAATGTATTTCGACCAGAAACCAATTTTGTGTCGACCCAGCTAAATTCACCATCTCAAGAATCTATTATCGAAACCAAAAAAGagccatatttttataatttggaatCTTCAAGCTTAAACGAAAACAATTCCGTTTTAAAAAAACGAAAGTCCCTTTTTAACATTAACCATGAAGACAATTATG tAAGTAATTCAACAAACATGAGTCTAAGTGAACCACAATTCAAAGCCAGTTATCTTTCTGCTCCATTTTATACTAGACAGGCAATATATGGTAGAGCAATAAATGCCTATATGAATGAAccaaatattaaacaaagaaaGAGTACTTTTGTAACAAATGATAGCAATAATGACAATGTTACTATTAGTCACTCAGCCAGGCGTGTTTTAGATTTGTTAGAAAATTATTCATCTCCATTAACTGAAGCTAAAAGAATATCTCAATTCATGAAATCGTCTAGTAACTCTACTTTAGACAGTTCTAAAGCCAGCAGTAGCAAAGGACttt cATATAAAACACAAGAACTTCATGTGCCAAGCCTTGCAACAATATTAAGAATCAAACAAAGGTCAAGACTAATGGATACAACTAGTGCTGCTCGTCAGTTAATAGCATCACACAGTAGCTCTACTGATTTCATATCATACCCAGCACCAACAAGTCCAAG cAATACACTGAAAGAGACGAGTGATAAGTTAACCACTAAAATTAAGTCCAGATTGACTAGAATAAACAGAGAAGACAAAGCAGTGTATGAAAACAATGAACCTATCAATCTTCCTACTGCTGTTTTACAAATTGATAAAGATAATTTACCTAAGTTTTCCTTAGGCATTTCTGCACCCAAACAAGTACCTAGTTCTTCAATTGTTACTGCTACAGATCTGCCAAATTCTTTATCTGTGGTTGTACCTACAGAGACATCAAATAGtgataaaaaaactaatgaaaCAAATGTGGATAAAGGAGAAAAAGAATTAAAAGCTTTAAAGAATAATAGCTACCAATTTTCCATTCCAGTCACTGTGTCTACTGAAACGGTCAATACATTTTCAATGCCTTCAAAGTTTACATTTGGTAGTCCAGAGAGAAGTATCGAAAAAACATTAGATACAAAAACTGATAATACTCTCTCTAAAGTTCATCGtccaattataaaagtaaagacaGATTTACTACCAAAATCTGATGATTGGAAATGTGATGATTGTTGGGTATCTAATAAACCcgattctgctacatgtgtttGCTGCGGAGGTAAAAAGCCTACAAAAAATGcagcaaaaattaataaatgctcAGTCTGTCAAGTAGTTTTGGATAAAGATTGTACAAATAAATGTGTTAATTGTGAAAAAACATCTAATAACAATGAAAACTTAAAACCCATATGTACAGATCTATCACAGTGGAAATGTCAGGACTGCTGGGTCAAAAATGATGAAGGTGTAAAAAACTGTGTCTGTTGCGGTAGTAAAAAACCCAACTCGTTAGATACAGTTGCAAACTCTAAACATGAAAGTGTTGAAAGCGATTGGAAATGTGAGGtatgtttgattaaaaataagagCAGTGTAGAAACATGTGCTGCATGTAGTGAAGTAAAacctatttcaaaaaatattagtacCAAAATTGGTACTTGTCAACCTGAAACTACTGGTAATGTTtctttgcttaaaaatattattaaatcgcaAACCGAAAAGTGGGAGTGTGTAAATTGCTTGGTGCGTAATGACACCAATGTGAGTAAATGTGTTTGTTGTGAGACAGAAAAACCAGGAACCATAAAAGAATCCGAAAAGAAGAGTTTTAATTTTGGTCTTAATCCGAATATGTCATTTAAATTTGGTATTGATCCAAAACTTGCGGAAAAGAAAATTGTTGAATCTACACCATTAACAttagcagcagcagcagcaacaGAATCTGAgaacaacaataatattttgtctacCACTTTTACTTTTGGATTACCAAAAAAGAAACCAGAGGATAAAATCGACAATCTGAAAGACACACCGGATGAAATTCCTAAGTCTACTTATACATTTGGAATACCGAAACAAACGCAGAGTGCTGTAGAATCTAcagctaaaaatgtttttaacaatCCTGTCCTCGAAGGCAAATTTCGCGTAGATACACCAAAATCACAAACTGTAGTAAACGAAGAACAGGAAGTGGCTAAAACTGAAGAATCAAAAACGCCAGTGTCACAACCACTTCAACCAATAGGTATATTTGCTGCATCTGCACCATCTGACACTCAAACCAAGACTGCTGACATACCAGTGTCAAGTATAAATTCTGTTAATAATTTAGAGAAAAATGAACCATTGAATCCTCCGCTCATCCCTACATTAAAATCTTCGGAGGAAACTGTAGTGCCGAAAAGTACTTTTACCTTTTCTTCTAGTGGCGTAAAAGTAGCTTCAAACCTATTCAGTCCGAAAGTAACAACTTCAACAACAACTTTAAAAGAAACACCAGTTTCCTCTTCTTCAATATCGTTTTTTCAAAAAAGTGATCCGGTTTCTACGTCATCCTTGTCGTTTTTTCAAAAAAGTGAACCAGCACCCACATCACTATCCATGTTTAATAAAACTGAGACTACAATAACAACTACTGCATTGCAGCCTGAAGTATCTAACCCGCTAATATTCAGTTTTGGCAGTAATAATGTACCAAATGTTCTGTCACAACCAGAGCAGCCGAAATTCACCTTCACTTTTGGAAGCACAAATAAACCTGAGAGTCCATCTATATTCAAAGCACCTTTCGGTGCTGCTGTCGACAGTAGCATCGGTACCAATAACTTTACACTAACAAATGCAAATTCTATGAGCACTGGTAATGCTTTGTCTGGAAACACGCTTGGTGGCTTACCTGGTGCGAATAATATGACTGGAAATGTCTTATCTGGAGGTAATAATGGAATGTCAGCAGCAAACCCAAGTGGATTAATAGGTAACAACACTATGGGAACTGGAAATCCATTAAGTGGACTCATACCACCAAATACATTGTCTGAGGCCAACAACTTGTCTCAAACTAACATTTCATCTACAATGCAATCAGGTGGTTTATTTGGCGCAGCAATAAAGAAAGACGACATGTGGTCTTCGAGTAACAATACTTCCAATAATATGTTTGTTTCAAATGCCACAAATAATAATGCACAAAAGCCCACTTTTAATTTTGGTAGCTCATCACCATTTAATTCTAACAATGTCAATCCTGCTCCTACCTTTGGAAGCCCATCACAATTGTCTCAAAATTTGTTTGGGATATCAAACCAAAACAGTCAGCCATCAATGTTTTCGAACCAAATTCAAAACTCTGGCCCACCGAATATGTTTGGAGCGTCACAGCCTGCCAGTAACTCTGTGCCGACAGTGGGTATGTTTGGAACACCGAATGCAGGAGTTACGACGAATTTTGGTTCACCAAATCCTATTCCAACATTTGAGGCATCTTCAATGAATCCTACACCAGCATTTAATTTTGGAGCACAACAGACAACTGGGATATTTGGATTTGGACAG CAGCAACAACAGCAACCACAGCAGCAGCCACATCCTGGCGGCGTCTACAACTTCGGTGCAACGCCCGCGGGGGCTGGGTCAACACAGGTTCAGTTTAATATGGGCAGCTCCCCATACATTTCTGGTCGACGTGTCAGGAAAGCAATCCGTCGGACCACGCAGCGATGA
- the LOC126780771 gene encoding nuclear pore complex protein Nup153-like isoform X1: MSASFTMNKEKRTKSSDDANISFVKNVTSKVTGFLPSTITKWFSSPNSPNTNGSAPVTESTDSSTEDEAPESPITTQPPAKRMRYNSPGTSNTYIPAETKSTSTNTDSIATYSEMQSPISRNVFRPETNFVSTQLNSPSQESIIETKKEPYFYNLESSSLNENNSVLKKRKSLFNINHEDNYVSNSTNMSLSEPQFKASYLSAPFYTRQAIYGRAINAYMNEPNIKQRKSTFVTNDSNNDNVTISHSARRVLDLLENYSSPLTEAKRISQFMKSSSNSTLDSSKASSSKGLSYKTQELHVPSLATILRIKQRSRLMDTTSAARQLIASHSSSTDFISYPAPTSPSNTLKETSDKLTTKIKSRLTRINREDKAVYENNEPINLPTAVLQIDKDNLPKFSLGISAPKQVPSSSIVTATDLPNSLSVVVPTETSNSDKKTNETNVDKGEKELKALKNNSYQFSIPVTVSTETVNTFSMPSKFTFGSPERSIEKTLDTKTDNTLSKVHRPIIKVKTDLLPKSDDWKCDDCWVSNKPDSATCVCCGGKKPTKNAAKINKCSVCQVVLDKDCTNKCVNCEKTSNNNENLKPICTDLSQWKCQDCWVKNDEGVKNCVCCGSKKPNSLDTVANSKHESVESDWKCEVCLIKNKSSVETCAACSEVKPISKNISTKIGTCQPETTGNVSLLKNIIKSQTEKWECVNCLVRNDTNVSKCVCCETEKPGTIKESEKKSFNFGLNPNMSFKFGIDPKLAEKKIVESTPLTLAAAAATESENNNNILSTTFTFGLPKKKPEDKIDNLKDTPDEIPKSTYTFGIPKQTQSAVESTAKNVFNNPVLEGKFRVDTPKSQTVVNEEQEVAKTEESKTPVSQPLQPIGIFAASAPSDTQTKTADIPVSSINSVNNLEKNEPLNPPLIPTLKSSEETVVPKSTFTFSSSGVKVASNLFSPKVTTSTTTLKETPVSSSSISFFQKSDPVSTSSLSFFQKSEPAPTSLSMFNKTETTITTTALQPEVSNPLIFSFGSNNVPNVLSQPEQPKFTFTFGSTNKPESPSIFKAPFGAAVDSSIGTNNFTLTNANSMSTGNALSGNTLGGLPGANNMTGNVLSGGNNGMSAANPSGLIGNNTMGTGNPLSGLIPPNTLSEANNLSQTNISSTMQSGGLFGAAIKKDDMWSSSNNTSNNMFVSNATNNNAQKPTFNFGSSSPFNSNNVNPAPTFGSPSQLSQNLFGISNQNSQPSMFSNQIQNSGPPNMFGASQPASNSVPTVGMFGTPNAGVTTNFGSPNPIPTFEASSMNPTPAFNFGAQQTTGIFGFGQQQQQQQPQQQPHPGGVYNFGATPAGAGSTQVQFNMGSSPYISGRRVRKAIRRTTQR, encoded by the exons atgagCGCAAGTTTTACCATGAATAAAGAGAAGAGAACCAAGTCGTCTGATGATGCCAATATT TCCTTTGTCAAGAATGTGACATCAAAGGTGACAGGATTTTTGCCATCTACTATAACAAAATGGTTCAGTAGTCCTAACTCTCCCAATACTAATGGATCAGCACCCGTAACGGAATCGACAGATTCTTCAACCGAAGATGAGGCTCCAGAAAGCCCAATTACAACTCAGCCACCTGCTAAAAGAATGCGATACAATTCCCCAGGAACTTCGAACACATATATTCCAGCAGAA ACAAAAAGTACAAGTACTAACACCGATTCTATTGCAACATATAGTGAAATGCAGTCTCCTATAAGCAGAAATGTATTTCGACCAGAAACCAATTTTGTGTCGACCCAGCTAAATTCACCATCTCAAGAATCTATTATCGAAACCAAAAAAGagccatatttttataatttggaatCTTCAAGCTTAAACGAAAACAATTCCGTTTTAAAAAAACGAAAGTCCCTTTTTAACATTAACCATGAAGACAATTATG tAAGTAATTCAACAAACATGAGTCTAAGTGAACCACAATTCAAAGCCAGTTATCTTTCTGCTCCATTTTATACTAGACAGGCAATATATGGTAGAGCAATAAATGCCTATATGAATGAAccaaatattaaacaaagaaaGAGTACTTTTGTAACAAATGATAGCAATAATGACAATGTTACTATTAGTCACTCAGCCAGGCGTGTTTTAGATTTGTTAGAAAATTATTCATCTCCATTAACTGAAGCTAAAAGAATATCTCAATTCATGAAATCGTCTAGTAACTCTACTTTAGACAGTTCTAAAGCCAGCAGTAGCAAAGGACttt cATATAAAACACAAGAACTTCATGTGCCAAGCCTTGCAACAATATTAAGAATCAAACAAAGGTCAAGACTAATGGATACAACTAGTGCTGCTCGTCAGTTAATAGCATCACACAGTAGCTCTACTGATTTCATATCATACCCAGCACCAACAAGTCCAAG cAATACACTGAAAGAGACGAGTGATAAGTTAACCACTAAAATTAAGTCCAGATTGACTAGAATAAACAGAGAAGACAAAGCAGTGTATGAAAACAATGAACCTATCAATCTTCCTACTGCTGTTTTACAAATTGATAAAGATAATTTACCTAAGTTTTCCTTAGGCATTTCTGCACCCAAACAAGTACCTAGTTCTTCAATTGTTACTGCTACAGATCTGCCAAATTCTTTATCTGTGGTTGTACCTACAGAGACATCAAATAGtgataaaaaaactaatgaaaCAAATGTGGATAAAGGAGAAAAAGAATTAAAAGCTTTAAAGAATAATAGCTACCAATTTTCCATTCCAGTCACTGTGTCTACTGAAACGGTCAATACATTTTCAATGCCTTCAAAGTTTACATTTGGTAGTCCAGAGAGAAGTATCGAAAAAACATTAGATACAAAAACTGATAATACTCTCTCTAAAGTTCATCGtccaattataaaagtaaagacaGATTTACTACCAAAATCTGATGATTGGAAATGTGATGATTGTTGGGTATCTAATAAACCcgattctgctacatgtgtttGCTGCGGAGGTAAAAAGCCTACAAAAAATGcagcaaaaattaataaatgctcAGTCTGTCAAGTAGTTTTGGATAAAGATTGTACAAATAAATGTGTTAATTGTGAAAAAACATCTAATAACAATGAAAACTTAAAACCCATATGTACAGATCTATCACAGTGGAAATGTCAGGACTGCTGGGTCAAAAATGATGAAGGTGTAAAAAACTGTGTCTGTTGCGGTAGTAAAAAACCCAACTCGTTAGATACAGTTGCAAACTCTAAACATGAAAGTGTTGAAAGCGATTGGAAATGTGAGGtatgtttgattaaaaataagagCAGTGTAGAAACATGTGCTGCATGTAGTGAAGTAAAacctatttcaaaaaatattagtacCAAAATTGGTACTTGTCAACCTGAAACTACTGGTAATGTTtctttgcttaaaaatattattaaatcgcaAACCGAAAAGTGGGAGTGTGTAAATTGCTTGGTGCGTAATGACACCAATGTGAGTAAATGTGTTTGTTGTGAGACAGAAAAACCAGGAACCATAAAAGAATCCGAAAAGAAGAGTTTTAATTTTGGTCTTAATCCGAATATGTCATTTAAATTTGGTATTGATCCAAAACTTGCGGAAAAGAAAATTGTTGAATCTACACCATTAACAttagcagcagcagcagcaacaGAATCTGAgaacaacaataatattttgtctacCACTTTTACTTTTGGATTACCAAAAAAGAAACCAGAGGATAAAATCGACAATCTGAAAGACACACCGGATGAAATTCCTAAGTCTACTTATACATTTGGAATACCGAAACAAACGCAGAGTGCTGTAGAATCTAcagctaaaaatgtttttaacaatCCTGTCCTCGAAGGCAAATTTCGCGTAGATACACCAAAATCACAAACTGTAGTAAACGAAGAACAGGAAGTGGCTAAAACTGAAGAATCAAAAACGCCAGTGTCACAACCACTTCAACCAATAGGTATATTTGCTGCATCTGCACCATCTGACACTCAAACCAAGACTGCTGACATACCAGTGTCAAGTATAAATTCTGTTAATAATTTAGAGAAAAATGAACCATTGAATCCTCCGCTCATCCCTACATTAAAATCTTCGGAGGAAACTGTAGTGCCGAAAAGTACTTTTACCTTTTCTTCTAGTGGCGTAAAAGTAGCTTCAAACCTATTCAGTCCGAAAGTAACAACTTCAACAACAACTTTAAAAGAAACACCAGTTTCCTCTTCTTCAATATCGTTTTTTCAAAAAAGTGATCCGGTTTCTACGTCATCCTTGTCGTTTTTTCAAAAAAGTGAACCAGCACCCACATCACTATCCATGTTTAATAAAACTGAGACTACAATAACAACTACTGCATTGCAGCCTGAAGTATCTAACCCGCTAATATTCAGTTTTGGCAGTAATAATGTACCAAATGTTCTGTCACAACCAGAGCAGCCGAAATTCACCTTCACTTTTGGAAGCACAAATAAACCTGAGAGTCCATCTATATTCAAAGCACCTTTCGGTGCTGCTGTCGACAGTAGCATCGGTACCAATAACTTTACACTAACAAATGCAAATTCTATGAGCACTGGTAATGCTTTGTCTGGAAACACGCTTGGTGGCTTACCTGGTGCGAATAATATGACTGGAAATGTCTTATCTGGAGGTAATAATGGAATGTCAGCAGCAAACCCAAGTGGATTAATAGGTAACAACACTATGGGAACTGGAAATCCATTAAGTGGACTCATACCACCAAATACATTGTCTGAGGCCAACAACTTGTCTCAAACTAACATTTCATCTACAATGCAATCAGGTGGTTTATTTGGCGCAGCAATAAAGAAAGACGACATGTGGTCTTCGAGTAACAATACTTCCAATAATATGTTTGTTTCAAATGCCACAAATAATAATGCACAAAAGCCCACTTTTAATTTTGGTAGCTCATCACCATTTAATTCTAACAATGTCAATCCTGCTCCTACCTTTGGAAGCCCATCACAATTGTCTCAAAATTTGTTTGGGATATCAAACCAAAACAGTCAGCCATCAATGTTTTCGAACCAAATTCAAAACTCTGGCCCACCGAATATGTTTGGAGCGTCACAGCCTGCCAGTAACTCTGTGCCGACAGTGGGTATGTTTGGAACACCGAATGCAGGAGTTACGACGAATTTTGGTTCACCAAATCCTATTCCAACATTTGAGGCATCTTCAATGAATCCTACACCAGCATTTAATTTTGGAGCACAACAGACAACTGGGATATTTGGATTTGGACAG CAGCAGCAACAACAGCAACCACAGCAGCAGCCACATCCTGGCGGCGTCTACAACTTCGGTGCAACGCCCGCGGGGGCTGGGTCAACACAGGTTCAGTTTAATATGGGCAGCTCCCCATACATTTCTGGTCGACGTGTCAGGAAAGCAATCCGTCGGACCACGCAGCGATGA